The Sphingomonas sanguinis nucleotide sequence TCGGCCAGCATCTTGGCGCGGCGAATATCGTCCTTGTAGAAGCTGTTGCCGCCGTCGATCACGACGTCGCCGTCCTTGGCCAGCTTGGCGATCTCCGCGATCGTGTCCTCGGTCGGGCCGCCGGCGGGCAGCATGACCCACCAGATGGCCTTGTCGGCGAGCTTGGTGGCCATGTCCGACAAGCCCGTGGCGGCCTCCGCACCGTCCTTGGCGAGCGTCTGTACCGCCTCGTCGCTGCGATCCCAAGCCACCACCTGATGCCCAGCCTGCATCAGGCGGCGTGCGATATTGCCACCCATGCGGCCAAGGCCGACCAGACCGATCTTCATGCGGGAACTCCATTAACTGACATGAGAAATGAAAAGGCCCCCTCCCCGCTTTGGGGAGGGGGCCGCCGGGGCCTCAGGCCGCCGGCTGCTTTTGCCCGATCGCGCCGAGCAGATCGTCGAACGCCTTGACGAAGGAGGCGACCCCCTCGGCCACCAGCGTGTCGGTCACGCCGTTCAGTTCCAGGCCCAGCCGCTCGGCCTCGGCCAGGACGTGCTTGGCTTCGTCGATATCGGCGGTCAGCGTCTCGGCCACCGTGCCATGGTCACGGAAGGCGTCCACGGTCTTGGGCGGCATGGTGTTGACCGTGTCCGGCCCGATCAGCGTGTCGATGTAGAGCGTGTCGGGGAAGGACGGGTCCTTGGTCCCCGTCGACGCCCAGAGCAGACGCTGCGGCTGCGCACCCTTGGCGGCCAGCGCCTGCCAGCGGTCGGACTTCAGGAAGTCGAGATACCATTGATACGCCATCTTGGCGTTGGCGATGGCGACCTTGCCGCGCACGGCCTTCAACGCCTCGGCTTCCGCGTCACCGGCCGCGGTGCGCTCGTCGATCTTCTTGTCGATCGCCGAGTCGATGCGGCTGATGAAGAAGCTGGCGACGCTGGCGATCCGGTCGATCGGCTGCCCGGCTTTCACCCGCTCTTCCAGACCCGCCGCATAAGCCTCGGCCACCTTGATATAGGCGTCGACCGAGAAGAGCAGCGTCACGTTGACGTTGATCCCCTTGGCGATGGTCGCCGAGATCGCCGGGGCGCCCGCATCGGTGCCCGGAATCTTGATCATCAGGTTCTGGCGGTCTACCGCGTGCCACAGCTTTTCGGCTTCGGCGATCGTCGCGTCGGTGTCGTCGGCGATGTAGGGCGACACCTCCAGGCTGACATAGCCGTCCTTGGCGTCGAGCTTGTCATAGACCGGCTTCAGCGTCTCCGCCGCCGCCTTGATGTCCTGGATCGCCAGATGCTCGTAACGGTCGATGGTCGCCGCGCCGGGGTTTTCCTTGTCGAAGGCGGCGAGCG carries:
- the tal gene encoding transaldolase, which produces MSKLSELGAKGCAPWLDFVDRKFLEAKGLEKLVAEDGLTGVTSNPSIFEKAMGHGDAYDATLAAFDKENPGAATIDRYEHLAIQDIKAAAETLKPVYDKLDAKDGYVSLEVSPYIADDTDATIAEAEKLWHAVDRQNLMIKIPGTDAGAPAISATIAKGINVNVTLLFSVDAYIKVAEAYAAGLEERVKAGQPIDRIASVASFFISRIDSAIDKKIDERTAAGDAEAEALKAVRGKVAIANAKMAYQWYLDFLKSDRWQALAAKGAQPQRLLWASTGTKDPSFPDTLYIDTLIGPDTVNTMPPKTVDAFRDHGTVAETLTADIDEAKHVLAEAERLGLELNGVTDTLVAEGVASFVKAFDDLLGAIGQKQPAA